The Desulfovibrionales bacterium genome includes a window with the following:
- a CDS encoding competence/damage-inducible protein A, whose translation MKGEIIAIGDELLAGRVPNTTSLFAARRFFEAGYVIRKMSIVGDQPESIEEGLVQAMQKADFVIVTGGLGPTSDDLTTEVTSHILGRRLVFHNGIKERIEKYFQAKGEKPCEEYLKLAWLPEGATLLDETGKAAGYFLEHEGKFLCFLPGVPEQMQDLLDRKVLPYLATKWRLSVFTRQEVIKTFGLVESEINARCADLEEIYPGLKIGYYPDVPEVHVTLTFSGETMSETGAVLSGAKAELEARLYPHVFGYGDDTLEKVVGDLLRVRKLSLSVAESCTGGLIGHRLTRVPGSSDYFERGVITYSNLSKVELLNVSEETLAAFGAVSAGVAEQMALGVKEKSRTDIGLSVTGIAGPTGGTPEKPVGTVYIGLAVPGNTVAHHFLFRGTREMIQKVAAETALDVLRRYLAHDTLIFGS comes from the coding sequence ATGAAAGGTGAGATTATAGCCATCGGCGATGAATTACTGGCGGGGCGGGTCCCAAATACTACCAGCCTGTTCGCGGCCAGGCGGTTTTTTGAGGCGGGTTATGTTATAAGGAAGATGAGCATCGTGGGAGACCAGCCGGAATCTATAGAAGAGGGGCTTGTTCAGGCCATGCAGAAGGCCGACTTTGTGATAGTTACGGGCGGGCTGGGGCCTACCAGTGATGATCTGACCACGGAAGTAACTTCCCACATCCTTGGCCGCAGACTTGTATTTCACAATGGGATCAAAGAGCGAATCGAAAAATACTTCCAGGCCAAAGGGGAGAAACCGTGTGAAGAATACCTTAAGCTGGCTTGGCTGCCTGAAGGGGCTACCCTGCTGGATGAAACAGGCAAGGCGGCCGGTTATTTTCTGGAGCACGAGGGGAAATTTCTTTGTTTTCTGCCCGGGGTTCCTGAACAGATGCAAGACCTCCTGGACCGCAAGGTCTTGCCATACCTGGCAACCAAATGGAGGCTCTCTGTTTTCACCCGGCAGGAAGTCATAAAGACCTTCGGACTGGTTGAGTCAGAGATAAATGCCCGCTGTGCGGATCTGGAAGAAATTTATCCCGGACTTAAAATTGGTTATTACCCTGATGTTCCTGAAGTCCACGTGACCCTGACGTTCAGCGGTGAAACCATGAGCGAGACCGGGGCTGTCCTTTCCGGGGCCAAGGCAGAACTGGAAGCAAGATTGTATCCGCATGTCTTTGGCTATGGGGACGATACGCTGGAGAAAGTAGTGGGGGACCTTTTAAGGGTCCGGAAGCTCAGTCTCTCTGTGGCGGAATCCTGTACGGGCGGGCTGATTGGCCACCGTCTGACCAGGGTACCCGGAAGCTCGGACTATTTCGAGCGGGGGGTTATCACCTACAGTAACCTTTCAAAGGTGGAACTTCTCAATGTCTCTGAAGAGACGCTGGCTGCTTTTGGCGCAGTCAGCGCCGGGGTAGCCGAGCAGATGGCGCTCGGAGTTAAAGAGAAAAGTCGCACCGATATCGGTCTTTCGGTAACCGGCATTGCCGGCCCTACTGGTGGTACACCGGAAAAACCGGTGGGGACAGTCTATATCGGCCTGGCCGTCCCCGGAAATACGGTAGCTCATCATTTTTTGTTTCGGGGCACGCGTGAGATGATTCAAAAGGTAGCGGCAGAGACCGCCCTGGATGTATTAAGAAGGTATCTGGCGCATGATACGCTCATTTTTGGCAGTTGA
- a CDS encoding phosphoribosylaminoimidazolesuccinocarboxamide synthase: MAASAVFETHIEGLPLFNRGKVRDVYDAGEHLLIVATDRLSAFDVVMPNPIPDKGRILTRISLYWFRELAGIVPNHLISGEVKDFPSACHKYAEILAGRTMLVKKAKPLPVECIVRGYLSGSGWKEYRKTGAVCGITLPKGLTESAKLPEPIFTPSTKAEAGAHDQNISLPEVENLIGKETAVKIAQLSLRLYKKASSLAEKKGIIIADTKFEFGLTGENVMLIDEVLTPDSSRFWPQDQYQPGQGQPSFDKQFVRDYLLSLHWDQKPPAPELPPEIIAKTRSKYIEAFERLTGKKFV; the protein is encoded by the coding sequence ATGGCTGCCAGCGCTGTTTTCGAGACACATATTGAAGGGCTGCCCCTCTTCAACCGGGGCAAGGTGCGCGACGTCTATGATGCCGGCGAACACCTGCTCATCGTGGCTACGGACCGGCTTTCGGCCTTTGATGTAGTGATGCCCAACCCCATACCGGACAAGGGCCGCATCTTAACCCGGATATCGCTTTATTGGTTCCGGGAACTTGCTGGCATAGTGCCCAATCACCTGATCTCAGGCGAGGTAAAAGATTTCCCGTCCGCTTGTCATAAATATGCCGAAATCCTTGCCGGCCGTACCATGCTGGTCAAGAAGGCCAAGCCCCTCCCCGTAGAGTGCATTGTGCGTGGTTACCTGTCGGGCTCGGGGTGGAAAGAGTACCGGAAGACGGGAGCGGTATGCGGTATAACCCTGCCCAAGGGGCTTACGGAATCGGCCAAGCTGCCGGAGCCGATTTTTACCCCTTCGACCAAGGCCGAGGCCGGTGCGCATGACCAGAATATCTCTTTACCCGAAGTCGAGAACCTGATCGGAAAAGAGACGGCCGTGAAAATTGCGCAACTTAGCCTGCGGCTATATAAAAAGGCGTCTTCCCTGGCCGAGAAGAAAGGGATTATCATAGCCGATACCAAATTTGAATTTGGGTTGACAGGTGAAAACGTGATGCTGATTGACGAGGTCCTGACGCCCGATTCCTCACGTTTCTGGCCGCAGGATCAATATCAACCCGGCCAGGGTCAACCCAGTTTTGACAAACAATTCGTCCGTGATTATCTGTTATCTCTCCATTGGGACCAGAAACCACCGGCCCCTGAGCTGCCTCCGGAAATAATAGCAAAGACCAGGTCCAAGTATATTGAGGCCTTCGAGCGACTTACCGGCAAAAAATTTGTTTAA
- a CDS encoding Rho termination factor N-terminal domain-containing protein codes for MGKKEKEKKEKTLESMTVKELREIALQIPDIVGVHGMNKDEVIAAIKKARGITDEPKKKPAATMREVKAKAKELRAKLVAAHESGDKKKACINRRRISRLKKKTRRAG; via the coding sequence ATGGGAAAGAAAGAAAAAGAAAAAAAGGAAAAAACGCTTGAGTCCATGACCGTTAAGGAACTCCGGGAGATCGCCTTGCAGATTCCTGATATTGTCGGCGTTCACGGAATGAATAAGGACGAGGTTATCGCGGCTATCAAAAAGGCGCGCGGCATTACGGATGAGCCCAAGAAAAAGCCTGCCGCCACTATGCGCGAGGTAAAGGCCAAGGCGAAGGAGTTGCGGGCCAAGCTTGTAGCCGCCCATGAAAGCGGAGATAAGAAAAAGGCCTGTATTAATCGTCGCCGCATAAGCCGTCTCAAGAAAAAGACCCGCCGCGCGGGCTGA
- the thpR gene encoding RNA 2',3'-cyclic phosphodiesterase, translating into MIRSFLAVDPPMDLRESMVSATIGLRTPAADIKWVRPEGIHLTLKFLGNIEEGQVDPIVNAVSGVITGQKPLVLKAEGIGAFPDLRRPRVIWIGMTGDIERLMVIQKSIEQALSGLGFPAEDRPFTPHLTLGRVRSYKRASDLAHKIEGLKDINFTPFTVNELIFYKSALRPEGAIYTPLRRLPLIG; encoded by the coding sequence ATGATACGCTCATTTTTGGCAGTTGACCCGCCGATGGATCTTCGTGAATCTATGGTTAGCGCTACCATAGGTCTACGCACCCCGGCTGCCGATATAAAATGGGTCAGGCCGGAAGGCATCCATCTTACCTTGAAGTTTCTCGGCAATATTGAGGAAGGGCAGGTTGATCCCATCGTTAATGCGGTAAGCGGGGTTATAACCGGCCAGAAGCCGCTGGTCTTGAAGGCCGAAGGTATAGGCGCCTTCCCGGATTTAAGGCGGCCGCGGGTCATCTGGATCGGGATGACCGGCGATATAGAGCGCTTGATGGTTATACAGAAAAGTATCGAACAGGCCCTTTCCGGCCTGGGTTTTCCGGCAGAAGACAGACCATTTACCCCGCATTTGACCCTGGGACGGGTACGTTCCTATAAGAGGGCCTCAGATTTGGCCCATAAAATTGAAGGGCTTAAAGATATAAACTTCACCCCTTTTACCGTCAATGAGCTAATATTCTATAAAAGCGCCCTGCGCCCTGAAGGCGCCATCTATACACCCTTGCGGCGACTACCATTAATAGGTTAA
- a CDS encoding outer membrane protein assembly factor BamD, whose amino-acid sequence MNKVKRIRGGDMQRIATFSFVLFFLLFFTGCATITSLVFPKPPSEKTAEELATSGMAYLRGGDYYKSAEAFQQIKDRHPFSQYSLLAALKLADIHYHRKEYEEAVSAYQEFEKLHPTNEALPYVTYQIGMSYFRQMLGVDRDQAAIRNALNEFHRLLNTYPDSPYVIEAKEKIRQCREKLAEHELYVGRFYLRTEQYQAALNRLRRLVSDYPETSAKEKALALIKQCEGKLAADVS is encoded by the coding sequence ATGAATAAAGTTAAACGGATTAGAGGCGGCGATATGCAAAGGATCGCCACCTTTTCTTTTGTACTGTTTTTCCTGTTATTTTTTACCGGCTGCGCTACAATTACTTCTTTAGTCTTTCCTAAACCACCGAGTGAAAAAACCGCCGAAGAATTGGCAACATCGGGTATGGCTTATCTGCGTGGCGGAGACTATTATAAGTCCGCAGAGGCCTTCCAGCAGATAAAGGACCGTCATCCTTTCAGCCAATATAGTCTCCTAGCTGCCCTGAAACTAGCCGATATTCATTATCATCGCAAAGAATATGAAGAGGCCGTCAGCGCCTACCAGGAGTTTGAGAAGCTTCACCCGACCAATGAGGCCTTGCCATACGTAACCTATCAGATCGGCATGTCTTATTTCAGGCAGATGCTTGGTGTTGACCGTGACCAGGCCGCTATCAGGAATGCCTTGAATGAATTTCACCGCTTACTGAACACGTACCCGGACAGTCCATACGTTATTGAGGCAAAAGAAAAGATCAGGCAGTGCCGGGAAAAATTAGCCGAACACGAGTTATATGTGGGCAGGTTCTATCTAAGGACCGAACAATATCAGGCGGCTTTAAACCGCCTGAGACGACTGGTAAGTGACTATCCGGAGACCTCGGCTAAAGAAAAAGCCCTGGCCCTTATCAAACAGTGCGAGGGAAAGCTTGCCGCGGACGTCTCATAA
- the trxA gene encoding thioredoxin: MAEGNVLEVSDSSFETDILKSDKPALVDFWAAWCGPCRAIAPVVKELAEEYADRMRIAKMNVDENPATPSKYGIRAIPTLLFFKDGKLADQITGAVSKNIIESGIKKILET; encoded by the coding sequence ATGGCAGAAGGTAATGTCCTGGAGGTTAGCGACAGCAGTTTTGAGACAGATATCCTCAAAAGTGATAAGCCGGCGCTGGTAGATTTCTGGGCGGCGTGGTGTGGCCCGTGCCGGGCGATTGCCCCGGTGGTTAAAGAACTGGCCGAGGAATATGCAGACCGCATGAGGATCGCAAAAATGAACGTGGACGAAAATCCGGCCACGCCTAGTAAATATGGCATCAGGGCCATTCCTACGCTGCTTTTTTTTAAAGACGGTAAATTGGCTGACCAGATTACCGGCGCAGTCTCCAAGAACATCATTGAAAGCGGCATTAAAAAGATCCTTGAGACATAA
- a CDS encoding UDP-glucose/GDP-mannose dehydrogenase family protein, with amino-acid sequence MHITVIGTGYVGLVSGAGLADFGLQVICVDQDKDKIKRLKKGEIPFYEPGLEELVSKNVKNGRLSFTTDMKTSVRQSLVIFIAVGTPDDGQGQPDLSQVEAVARELAETIDDYKVIVIKSTVPVGTNRWIKEVISAAGGKKGIKVDVVSNPEFLREGAAIEDFMRPNRVVLGSDSAEALAVVKDIYRPLYLIETPFVITGLETAELIKYASNAFLATKISFINEVANLCEKVGADVHHVARAMGLDGRIGPKFLHAGPGYGGSCFPKDTLALAHLGRKQGSPLNIVEAVIEVNRRQRARMVNKIETALGSLKGKTVGVLGLTFKPNTSDVRESPAIDIVRILLEKGARVKAYDPAGVDEFKKAVTGRNLSFCQDAYQAAKGADALVFLTEWNELRNLDLKKLRKMIAQPLILDLRNIYDSGKMRELGYTYIGVGRGI; translated from the coding sequence ATGCACATTACCGTGATTGGCACCGGCTATGTAGGACTGGTTTCCGGCGCAGGTTTGGCTGACTTCGGGTTGCAGGTTATCTGTGTCGATCAGGACAAGGACAAGATTAAAAGGCTCAAAAAGGGAGAGATACCTTTTTACGAACCGGGGCTGGAAGAGTTAGTCTCCAAGAATGTAAAAAATGGCCGCCTTTCTTTTACCACGGATATGAAGACCTCAGTAAGGCAGTCTCTGGTTATCTTTATTGCCGTGGGCACGCCGGATGACGGGCAGGGACAACCGGATCTCTCACAGGTAGAAGCGGTGGCCAGAGAACTGGCAGAGACAATCGACGACTATAAGGTAATCGTTATCAAAAGTACGGTACCTGTAGGGACTAACCGTTGGATTAAAGAGGTTATCTCTGCCGCAGGCGGGAAAAAAGGCATTAAAGTGGACGTGGTGTCTAATCCGGAATTCCTGCGCGAGGGAGCGGCCATTGAAGATTTCATGCGGCCCAACCGGGTGGTTCTTGGGTCTGACAGCGCCGAGGCCCTGGCCGTTGTAAAGGATATTTACCGGCCCCTCTATCTGATCGAGACCCCCTTTGTTATAACCGGCCTGGAGACCGCCGAGTTGATTAAATACGCTTCAAACGCCTTTCTGGCGACAAAAATATCGTTTATTAATGAAGTGGCGAATCTTTGTGAAAAGGTCGGAGCGGATGTGCATCACGTGGCCAGGGCCATGGGACTGGACGGCCGGATAGGGCCGAAATTTTTGCATGCGGGACCGGGCTATGGAGGCTCTTGTTTTCCCAAGGATACACTGGCCCTTGCCCACCTGGGAAGAAAGCAGGGTAGCCCTCTTAATATCGTCGAGGCTGTGATTGAAGTAAACCGGAGACAGCGGGCCCGGATGGTCAATAAGATTGAGACAGCGCTGGGCTCCTTGAAGGGTAAAACAGTCGGTGTACTGGGTCTTACTTTTAAACCTAACACCAGCGATGTACGGGAATCCCCGGCTATTGACATAGTCAGAATATTGCTGGAAAAGGGGGCAAGGGTAAAGGCCTATGATCCGGCCGGCGTGGATGAATTTAAGAAGGCGGTGACCGGCAGAAACCTTTCCTTTTGCCAGGACGCCTACCAGGCGGCAAAAGGGGCGGACGCCCTTGTGTTTCTTACGGAATGGAACGAGTTAAGGAACCTGGATCTGAAAAAGCTCCGGAAGATGATAGCCCAGCCCCTGATCCTGGATTTAAGAAATATCTATGACTCGGGGAAAATGCGCGAACTTGGCTACACTTATATCGGTGTTGGCCGGGGTATATAG
- the alaS gene encoding alanine--tRNA ligase: protein MTGQEIREKFIEYFVTKGHTVVKSSSLVPADDPTLLFTNAGMVQFKQVFLGGERHDYVRAVSVQKCMRAGGKHNDLENVGRTARHHTFFEMLGNFSFGDYFKEEAIAFAWEFLTGHLKLPPEKLWVSVYEQDSEAYEIWRTKVGLPAERIVRLGEKDNFWAMGDTGPCGPCSEILIDQGEEIGCRRPDCRVGCDCDRYLELWNLVFMQYYRNEKGELHPLPRPSIDTGMGLERIAAVLQGKKSNYESDLFQGIIAAIAGLAGTSYGQGEPRDMAMRVIADHSRAAAFLIADGVLPSNEGRGYVLRRILRRAVRYGRVLGLAKPFLGEITGAVAAIMGNTYPELMESAVLAGKVLLNEEERFAETLDFGLRLLQEEIAALKAGGGHIISGDTVFKLYDTYGFPIDIIQDIGQENGLEIDDAGFQRCMVRQRELSRKAWKGETVEISPVFRDLLDKGQKTEFVGYEVCSTRSRLWLLVKNGEAVTEAGKGEAVEVIAEKTPFYAEAGGQVGDQGTIRGQAGTVVIEETISIAGRLYVHHGRVIDGKIKAGEEVELAISPERRQSVALNHTATHLLHAALRTVLGEHVRQSGSLVAPDRLRFDFTHFSPVEAADLERIEAIVNGKIRENIPLETDIQALEQAIQNGATALFGEKYGDRVRVVSIGPFSKELCGGTHASRTGDIGLFKIVGEGGVAAGIRRIEAVTGSVALRLAQEQDLRLKRLGHLLKAGTEELENKIEKLTARQKELEKEVADLTSKLTIQGLDGILQGARKMDGFHVLSTIVPIDSPRTLRELADRFRDKIGSGIVVLGGIHDDKVLLVAVVTKDLTKRFHAGDIVKKVAQLVGGRGGGRPDMAQAGGTKVDKLSEALDMVYKVVAEG from the coding sequence ATGACCGGACAGGAGATCAGAGAAAAATTTATAGAGTATTTTGTTACAAAAGGCCATACGGTAGTTAAAAGCTCGTCCCTGGTGCCGGCCGATGACCCCACCCTGCTTTTTACCAATGCCGGGATGGTCCAGTTTAAACAGGTATTTCTGGGAGGGGAAAGGCACGATTATGTCCGGGCGGTTTCGGTACAAAAGTGTATGCGGGCCGGCGGCAAACACAACGATCTGGAAAATGTGGGCCGGACGGCGCGGCATCATACGTTTTTTGAGATGCTGGGTAATTTTTCCTTTGGAGACTATTTCAAGGAGGAAGCCATCGCCTTTGCCTGGGAGTTTTTGACCGGGCACCTAAAGCTGCCTCCAGAAAAGCTGTGGGTTTCCGTCTATGAACAGGACAGTGAGGCCTATGAAATTTGGCGTACAAAAGTAGGTCTGCCTGCGGAAAGAATAGTCAGGCTCGGAGAAAAGGATAACTTCTGGGCCATGGGGGATACCGGTCCGTGCGGTCCCTGTTCTGAAATCCTCATTGATCAGGGCGAAGAAATCGGCTGCCGTAGGCCGGATTGCCGGGTGGGTTGTGATTGCGATCGTTACCTGGAACTGTGGAATCTGGTTTTTATGCAGTACTACCGGAATGAAAAAGGAGAGCTGCATCCGCTGCCCCGTCCCAGCATTGATACGGGTATGGGATTGGAACGTATTGCCGCGGTCCTGCAGGGCAAAAAAAGCAACTATGAATCCGACCTGTTTCAGGGAATCATCGCGGCCATAGCCGGCCTGGCCGGGACCTCTTATGGTCAGGGTGAGCCCCGCGATATGGCCATGCGGGTAATTGCCGATCACAGCCGGGCAGCCGCCTTTCTCATCGCCGACGGGGTGTTGCCCTCCAACGAAGGCCGCGGCTATGTGCTCAGGAGGATACTGCGCCGCGCCGTCCGTTATGGCCGGGTGCTTGGCCTTGCCAAACCCTTTCTGGGCGAGATAACCGGCGCGGTGGCCGCCATTATGGGAAACACCTACCCGGAATTAATGGAATCTGCCGTTCTTGCGGGAAAGGTCCTTTTAAATGAAGAGGAGCGATTTGCGGAGACCCTGGACTTCGGTCTCCGTCTCCTTCAGGAGGAAATAGCCGCTCTGAAAGCCGGGGGGGGGCATATTATATCCGGGGATACCGTCTTTAAACTCTACGATACCTACGGGTTTCCCATAGACATTATTCAGGATATAGGGCAGGAAAACGGCCTTGAAATCGATGATGCCGGTTTCCAGAGGTGCATGGTCAGGCAGCGCGAGCTCTCCAGGAAGGCCTGGAAGGGTGAGACGGTAGAAATATCTCCTGTATTTCGTGACCTGCTGGATAAAGGGCAAAAGACGGAGTTTGTCGGCTATGAGGTCTGCTCGACCCGCTCCCGGTTGTGGCTGTTGGTCAAGAATGGCGAGGCAGTGACGGAGGCGGGAAAAGGCGAGGCGGTGGAGGTCATAGCGGAAAAGACGCCTTTTTATGCGGAAGCCGGGGGGCAGGTAGGGGATCAGGGGACCATCAGAGGGCAGGCAGGCACGGTGGTTATCGAAGAAACTATCAGTATAGCGGGCAGGCTTTATGTACATCACGGCCGGGTAATAGATGGGAAAATAAAGGCCGGCGAAGAGGTAGAACTGGCCATATCCCCGGAGCGGCGGCAGTCCGTGGCCCTGAACCATACCGCCACCCATCTCCTCCATGCCGCGCTGCGAACCGTCCTGGGTGAGCATGTCCGGCAGTCCGGCTCTCTGGTGGCCCCGGATAGACTGCGTTTTGATTTCACGCATTTTTCGCCGGTAGAGGCGGCTGACCTGGAGAGAATCGAGGCCATAGTCAACGGGAAGATCCGGGAGAATATTCCCCTGGAGACGGATATACAGGCCCTGGAACAGGCCATACAAAACGGGGCGACCGCCCTCTTTGGGGAAAAGTATGGAGACCGGGTGCGGGTGGTATCTATCGGCCCTTTCAGCAAGGAACTTTGCGGGGGTACGCATGCGTCCCGGACCGGTGATATAGGTCTGTTCAAGATCGTGGGTGAAGGCGGGGTAGCCGCCGGCATCCGCCGTATAGAGGCCGTAACCGGCAGTGTGGCCCTGAGACTGGCGCAGGAACAGGATCTAAGGTTAAAGCGACTGGGCCATCTTTTGAAGGCGGGCACGGAAGAATTAGAAAACAAGATAGAGAAATTAACAGCCAGACAGAAGGAACTGGAAAAGGAGGTCGCTGATTTAACGTCTAAACTTACCATCCAGGGATTGGACGGCATCCTGCAAGGCGCCAGAAAAATGGATGGGTTCCATGTCCTTTCTACGATAGTCCCTATAGATAGTCCCAGGACCCTGCGGGAGCTTGCCGACAGGTTCCGTGACAAGATTGGGTCGGGTATAGTCGTTCTCGGAGGTATCCATGACGACAAAGTCCTTCTGGTGGCCGTGGTTACCAAAGACCTGACCAAGAGATTTCATGCCGGAGACATCGTTAAAAAAGTGGCCCAACTGGTAGGCGGCCGTGGCGGTGGACGGCCGGATATGGCCCAGGCCGGCGGCACTAAGGTCGATAAGCTTTCTGAGGCGCTGGATATGGTTTATAAGGTTGTGGCTGAGGGCTGA
- a CDS encoding GDP-mannose 4,6-dehydratase → MAVLVTGGAGFIGSHLVEKLLSTEEVVCVDDFNDFYDPAIKHRNLEPALQGRNFHLRQGDIRDLSFMEGVFREFPLTEVIHLAARAGVRPSLKDPLLYEDVNGRGTLNILELCRKYDVKRFIYGGSSSVYGINNKIPFSEDDEISRPVSPYAATKRANELMCYTYHHLYDVHVTVLRFFTVYGPRQRPEMAIHKFTRLIDEGLEVPLYGDGSSRRDYTYIDDIIQGVMAARASTAIGPYDIFNLGESRTTELRKLVALIEDALGKKARIKWLPDQPGDVPVTYADISKSKGLLGYNPQVTVEEGIPLFVKWYQEMKGKR, encoded by the coding sequence ATGGCGGTACTGGTAACTGGCGGTGCGGGATTCATCGGCTCCCATCTGGTCGAAAAACTGCTTAGTACTGAAGAGGTGGTGTGTGTCGATGACTTCAATGACTTTTACGACCCGGCCATCAAGCATCGCAACCTGGAACCGGCCCTGCAGGGCCGGAACTTTCATCTGCGGCAGGGAGATATTCGCGACCTCTCCTTTATGGAGGGTGTGTTTCGCGAGTTTCCATTAACCGAGGTCATCCACCTGGCGGCACGGGCCGGAGTACGTCCGTCTTTAAAGGACCCCCTGCTTTACGAGGACGTAAATGGACGCGGGACCTTAAATATCCTTGAGCTTTGCCGTAAATATGACGTAAAGAGGTTTATCTATGGCGGGTCGTCTTCAGTGTATGGCATAAACAATAAGATCCCGTTTTCAGAAGATGATGAGATATCAAGGCCCGTATCCCCTTACGCGGCCACCAAACGGGCCAATGAACTCATGTGTTATACCTATCATCACCTCTATGACGTCCATGTCACCGTGCTGCGCTTTTTTACGGTCTATGGCCCGCGTCAGCGGCCGGAGATGGCTATTCACAAGTTTACGCGCCTTATCGACGAGGGCCTGGAGGTGCCGCTCTACGGAGACGGTTCGTCCCGGCGGGATTATACTTACATTGATGACATCATTCAGGGTGTAATGGCGGCCCGGGCATCCACTGCAATAGGGCCTTATGATATCTTCAACCTGGGCGAATCCCGCACCACAGAGCTAAGAAAACTGGTGGCCTTGATAGAAGATGCCCTGGGGAAAAAGGCGCGCATAAAATGGCTGCCTGACCAGCCGGGCGATGTCCCCGTCACCTATGCGGACATATCAAAGTCTAAGGGACTGCTCGGTTATAATCCTCAGGTGACGGTGGAAGAGGGCATCCCATTATTTGTAAAATGGTATCAGGAAATGAAGGGTAAGAGGTAG
- the recA gene encoding recombinase RecA translates to MATPMDKSKAVELAVIQIEKQFGKGSIMRLGANERVVDVPVIPTGSLALDIASGIGGIPRGRVTEIFGPESSGKTTLALHIVAEAQRRGGTAAFIDAEHALDVGYAQKLGVKTDELLVSQPDTGEQALEIAEVLVRSGAVDVLVIDSVAALVPRAEIEGEMGDSHVGLQARLMSQALRKLTASISRSLTSVIFINQIRMKIGVFYGNPETTTGGTALKFYASMRLDIRKIGNLKEGQDIVGSRTRVKVVKNKMAPPFKEAEFDILYGSGISREMDVLDLATAVNIIDKSGAWYSYGGERIGQGRENARVFLRDNPAVMAAIEDRIKEAYGIARSDTEKAAKQDK, encoded by the coding sequence ATGGCAACACCAATGGATAAAAGCAAAGCCGTAGAACTGGCCGTCATCCAAATCGAAAAACAATTCGGAAAAGGCTCTATTATGCGCCTGGGGGCTAACGAACGGGTAGTGGATGTCCCCGTTATTCCGACCGGATCCCTGGCTTTAGATATAGCCTCCGGCATAGGGGGTATCCCCCGCGGGAGAGTAACCGAGATCTTCGGGCCGGAGTCTTCCGGTAAGACGACCCTGGCCTTACATATTGTGGCGGAGGCCCAGAGAAGAGGGGGTACAGCAGCCTTCATTGACGCAGAGCATGCCCTGGATGTGGGTTATGCGCAAAAGCTGGGGGTTAAGACCGATGAGTTGCTGGTGTCTCAGCCGGATACCGGTGAACAGGCCCTGGAAATTGCCGAGGTGTTGGTGCGTAGCGGGGCGGTAGATGTCCTGGTCATTGACTCCGTGGCAGCACTCGTTCCGCGCGCCGAGATAGAAGGGGAGATGGGCGATTCCCATGTCGGACTCCAGGCCCGCCTCATGTCCCAGGCCCTGCGCAAGCTTACCGCCAGCATCAGCCGGTCGCTGACTTCAGTAATATTCATCAATCAGATACGCATGAAAATCGGTGTCTTCTATGGCAACCCGGAGACGACTACGGGCGGCACGGCCCTTAAGTTTTATGCCTCTATGCGTCTTGATATTCGCAAGATAGGCAATCTCAAGGAGGGGCAGGATATTGTAGGCAGCCGCACAAGGGTGAAGGTAGTCAAAAATAAGATGGCGCCGCCCTTCAAGGAGGCAGAATTTGATATTTTATACGGTTCGGGCATATCCAGGGAGATGGACGTCCTGGACCTGGCTACGGCCGTGAACATAATTGATAAGAGCGGCGCCTGGTATTCCTATGGCGGGGAAAGAATCGGCCAGGGGCGTGAAAATGCCCGGGTATTCCTAAGGGACAATCCTGCGGTAATGGCGGCCATTGAGGACAGAATTAAAGAAGCCTATGGGATTGCCAGGAGCGATACAGAAAAGGCGGCAAAACAGGACAAATAA